Proteins encoded together in one Musa acuminata AAA Group cultivar baxijiao chromosome BXJ3-6, Cavendish_Baxijiao_AAA, whole genome shotgun sequence window:
- the LOC135639693 gene encoding homeobox-leucine zipper protein HAT9-like, whose translation MDACKVDMCSTGLSLALNYYGKSTDSSVGNRPRPSSGLELEISSSAAAAIEPSLTLGLPGDGRKAWSVGTQSSPTHSVMSSFPGGHPSKINGENNEAEKIWPRNSDEEEYGTARKKLRLTKGQSALLEDKFREHGTLNPKQKQDLAQQLNLRPRQVEVWFQNRRARSKLKKTEVELEFLRKCCERLTEENIRLQKELQELKSQKSSAPRYTQLHEAAPAFAMCPSCNKVTGASDGSGSGLLLAASKRHFSNPFAHCAAR comes from the exons ATGGATGCCTGTAAGGTTGATATGTGCAGCACTGGCCTTTCTCTTGCACTGAATTATTATGGGAAAAGTACTGATTCCTCAGTCGGTAATCGTCCCCGGCCGAGCTCCGGTCTCGAGTTGGAAATATCTTCTTCCGCTGCTGCGGCTATCGAGCCCTCTCTCACCCTCGGACTCCCCGGAGATGGAAGAAAGGCTTGGTCAGTCGGCACGCAATCTTCTCCTACTCATAGTGTGATGTCGTCGTTTCCCGGTGGCCATCCATCGAAGATTAATGGGGAGAACAATGAGGCGGAGAAGATCTGGCCGCGGAACAGTGATGAGGAGGAATACGGCACTGCAAGGAAGAAGCTGAGGCTGACCAAGGGGCAATCTGCCCTTTTGGAAGACAAGTTCAGGGAGCATGGAACTCTTAATCCG AAACAAAAGCAGGACTTGGCTCAGCAATTGAACCTTCGGCCTCGGCAGGTGGAAGTGTGGTTCCAGAACAGGAGAGCGAG GAGTAAGCTCAAGAAAACGGAGGTGGAGCTCGAGTTCCTCAGGAAGTGCTGCGAGAGGCTGACGGAGGAGAACATTAGGCTGCAGAAGGAGCTACAGGAGCTCAAGTCGCAAAAATCTTCGGCGCCAAGGTACACGCAGCTCCACGAGGCGGCGCCCGCCTTCGCGATGTGCCCATCTTGCAACAAGGTCACTGGCGCTAGCGACGGCTCCGGAAGCGGGCTTCTCTTGGCGGCCTCAAAGCGTCACTTCTCCAACCCCTTCGCTCACTGCGCAGCACGCTAA
- the LOC103989468 gene encoding probable xyloglucan glycosyltransferase 7 → MAPSFHWWGKDDYRGTSVIVKMENPNWSISEMSSPDGDGNEYGVDGGGGQELAGVGARKGGRGKNAKQFTWVLLLKAHRAAGCLTSLASAAVGLASAVRRRVAAGRTDSDAASSPPGESPVLRTRFYSCIKLFLWLSVLLLGFEVAAYLKGWHLGTIELQRLLVMPASFGAWGLFEKLYAEWVQLRSEYIAPPLQFLANTCVILFLIQSADRLILCLGCFWIRFKKIQPVPMQAVGKDPESGGEDFPMVLVQIPMCNEKEVYQQSIAAVCNLDWPRSNILIQVLDDSDDPTTRTMIEEEVEKWQQNGARIVYRHRVLREGYKAGNLKSAMNCGYVKDYEFVAIFDADFQPSPDFLKRTIPHFNENEELGLVQARWAFVNKGENLLTRLQNINLCFHFEVEQQVNGVYLNFFGFNGTAGVWRIKALEDVGGWLERTTVEDMDIAVRAHLKGWKFIFLNDVECLCELPESYEAYRKQQHRWHSGPMQLFRLCLPDILRSKIGFWKKSNLILLFFLLRKLILPFYSFTLFCIILPMTMFIPEAELPAWVVCYVPATMSFLSILPAPRSFPFIVPYLLFENTMSVTKFSAMISGLFQLGSAYEWVVTKKSGRSSEGDLFSLVKKEPKQQRVASVPDLETVAKVESQLKKESKQKHNRIYRKELALAFLLLTASLRSLLSAQGIHFYFLLFQGISFLLVGLDLIGEQIE, encoded by the exons ATGGCGCCGTCGTTCCACTGGTGGGGAAAGGACGACTACCGTGGAACGTCGGTGATCGTGAAGATGGAGAACCCCAACTGGTCCATCTCAGAGATGTCCTCCCCCGACGGCGACGGCAACGAGTACGGTGTCGATGGCGGCGGTGGGCAGGAGTTAGCGGGAGTGGGGGCGAGGAAGGGCGGCCGCGGGAAGAACGCGAAGCAGTTCACTTGGGTGCTGCTCCTCAAGGCCCACCGTGCCGCCGGGTGTCTCACCTCCCTCGCCTCCGCCGCCGTCGGCCTCGCGTCTGCCGTGCGCCGGCGCGTGGCCGCCGGGCGGACCGACTCCGATGCAGCCTCCTCGCCTCCCGGGGAGAGCCCTGTTCTGCGCACCCGGTTCTACTCTTGCATCAAGCTCTTCCTCTGGCTCTCGGTACTTCTGCTGGGGTTCGAGGTTGCCGCCTACTTGAAAGGCTGGCATTTGGGCACCATCGAGCTGCAGCGTCTGTTGGTTATGCCCGCTTCCTTCGGCGCTTGGGGTCTCTTTGAGAAGTTGTATGCCGAATGGGTGCAATTGCGGTCGGAGTACATCGCGCCGCCTCTCCAGTTCCTGGCCAACACCTGCGTCATCCTCTTCCTCATTCAAAGCGCCGACCGCCTCATCCTCTGCCTCGGCTGCTTCTGGATCCGCTTCAAGAAGATCCAACCCGTGCCAATGCAGGCCGTCGGCAAGGATCCCGAGTCCGGCGGCGAGGACTTCCCGATGGTATTGGTCCAGATTCCCATGTGCAACGAGAAGGAG GTGTACCAGCAATCGATTGCCGCAGTGTGTAATTTGGATTGGCCGAGATCCAACATTCTAATTCAGGTATTGGATGATTCTGATGACCCGACGACACGAACAATGatcgaggaggaggtggagaagtgGCAGCAGAATGGCGCCCGCATTGTGTACCGCCACCGGGTTCTCCGAGAAGGTTACAAGGCTGGAAATCTCAAGTCGGCCATGAATTGTGGCTACGTGAAGGATTACGAGTTCGTCGCCATCTTCGATGCTGATTTCCAGCCGTCTCCGGACTTCTTGAAGCGGACCATTCCTCACTTCAAC GAGAACGAGGAGCTGGGGCTGGTGCAGGCGAGATGGGCTTTCGTGAACAAAGGCGAGAACTTGCTGACCCGGCTGCAGAACATCAACTTGTGCTTCCACTTCGAGGTGGAACAGCAGGTGAATGGAGTGTACCTCAACTTCTTCGGCTTTAATGGGACGGCTGGAGTTTGGAGAATCAAGGCACTCGAGGATGTCGGAGGGTGGCTGGAGAGAACCACAGTGGAGGATATGGACATTGCAGTCCGAGCTCACCTGAAGGGATGGAAGTTCATTTTCCTCAATGATGTGGAG TGCCTGTGTGAATTGCCCGAGTCGTATGAAGCTTACAGGAAGCAGCAACATCGGTGGCATTCTGGCCCAATGCAGTTATTTAGACTCTGCTTGCCCGACATTTTACGATCCAAG ATTGGGTTTTGGAAGAAATCGAACTTGATACTTCTGTTCTTCCTTCTCCGCAAACTAATACTGCCTTTCTACTCTTTCACCTTGTTCTGCATCATCCTCCCTATGACCATGTTCATCCCAGAGGCTGAGCTCCCTGCATGGGTGGTGTGCTATGTTCCCGCGACCATGTCCTTCCTCAGCATCCTGCCTGCACCAAGATCTTTCCCATTCATCGTCCCATATCTCCTCTTCGAGAACACCATGTCTGTGACCAAGTTCAGTGCCATGATCTCAGGCCTATTCCAGCTCGGGAGTGCCTACGAATGGGTTGTCACTAAGAAATCAGGCCGGTCATCCGAGGGCGATCTCTTTTCTCTAGTCAAGAAGGAGCCTAAGCAGCAAAGAGTGGCCTCAGTGCCCGATCTTGAAACTGTTGCAAAGGTGGAGTCCCAGCTGAAAAAGGAGTCTAAGCAGAAGCATAACAGAATCTACCGGAAGGAACTTGCACTTGCATTTCTTCTGCTGACTGCTTCACTTCGGAGCTTGCTCTCAGCCCAGGGTATACACTTCTACTTCCTCCTCTTTCAGGGTATCTCATTCCTCTTGGTAGGTCTTGACCTGATCGGCGAGCAGATTGAGTGA